A genomic stretch from Achromobacter spanius includes:
- a CDS encoding MFS transporter, protein MAGRGPSAERRPMTKEERRVIFASSLGTVFEWYDFYLYGSLAAIIALHFFSGVNPTAGFIFALLAFAAGFAVRPFGALVFGRLGDLVGRKYTFLVTIVIMGLSTFLVGVLPSYSSIGLAAPAILIVLRLLQGLALGGEYGGAATYVAEHAPHGRRGFYTSWIQTTATMGLFLSLLVILGIRTVMGEEDFRAWGWRIPFLISVVLLGISVWIRLQLNESPTFKRMKEEGKGSKAPIAESFGQWKNLKVVILALLGLTAGQAVVWYTGQFYALFFLTQTLKVDANTANIMIAIALLIGTPFFVVFGALSDKIGRKPIIMAGCLIAAATYFPIFQGITHFANPALEKAQATAPVTVIADPSTCSFQFNPVGTSAFTSSCDVVKSFMARNSVNYQNEAAPAGAVAKVRIGNDEFESFDGKAMAPADFKARATELDKALTTAIRGHGYPAKADPAQINYVMVVVLLAILVLYVTMVYGPIAAMLVEMFPTRIRYTSMSLPYHIGNGWFGGFLPPVAFAVVAATGNIYDGLWYPIIIAVMTLVIGTLFVRESKDNDINA, encoded by the coding sequence ATGGCAGGCCGCGGCCCTTCCGCGGAACGGCGCCCGATGACCAAGGAAGAACGCCGCGTCATCTTCGCGTCATCCTTGGGCACGGTTTTCGAGTGGTACGACTTCTACCTATACGGCTCGCTTGCAGCCATTATCGCGTTGCACTTTTTCTCGGGCGTGAACCCCACCGCGGGCTTCATCTTTGCCTTGCTGGCGTTCGCCGCCGGTTTTGCCGTGCGCCCCTTTGGCGCGTTGGTATTCGGCCGGTTGGGTGACCTGGTTGGACGCAAGTACACCTTCCTGGTCACGATCGTGATCATGGGCCTGTCCACGTTCCTGGTGGGCGTGCTGCCCAGCTATTCCAGCATCGGCCTGGCCGCTCCGGCCATCCTGATCGTGCTGCGCCTGCTGCAGGGCCTGGCCCTGGGTGGTGAATACGGCGGCGCGGCAACCTATGTTGCCGAACACGCCCCGCACGGCCGCCGTGGCTTCTACACATCGTGGATCCAGACGACCGCTACGATGGGCCTGTTCCTGTCGCTGCTGGTCATCCTGGGCATCCGAACGGTCATGGGCGAAGAGGACTTCCGGGCCTGGGGCTGGCGCATTCCGTTCCTGATCTCGGTCGTGCTGCTGGGCATCTCGGTGTGGATCCGCCTGCAACTGAACGAATCGCCGACCTTCAAGCGCATGAAGGAAGAAGGCAAGGGTTCGAAGGCGCCGATCGCTGAATCGTTCGGCCAATGGAAGAACCTGAAGGTCGTGATCCTGGCGCTGCTGGGCCTGACCGCCGGCCAGGCTGTGGTCTGGTACACGGGCCAGTTCTACGCCCTGTTCTTCCTGACGCAAACGCTGAAGGTCGACGCCAACACGGCCAACATCATGATCGCCATCGCGCTCTTGATCGGCACGCCCTTCTTCGTGGTCTTCGGCGCGCTGTCCGACAAGATCGGCCGCAAGCCCATCATCATGGCGGGCTGCCTGATCGCCGCGGCAACGTACTTCCCGATCTTCCAAGGCATCACCCACTTCGCCAACCCGGCGCTGGAGAAGGCCCAGGCCACGGCGCCGGTCACCGTGATTGCCGACCCCAGCACGTGCTCGTTCCAGTTCAACCCGGTGGGTACCTCGGCGTTCACCAGCTCTTGCGATGTCGTGAAGTCCTTCATGGCCCGCAACTCGGTGAACTACCAGAACGAAGCCGCGCCCGCCGGTGCGGTGGCCAAGGTCAGGATCGGCAACGACGAGTTCGAATCGTTCGACGGCAAGGCCATGGCTCCCGCCGACTTCAAGGCCCGAGCGACTGAACTGGACAAGGCGCTGACCACGGCGATCCGTGGCCACGGTTATCCGGCCAAGGCGGACCCGGCGCAAATCAACTACGTCATGGTGGTGGTGCTGCTGGCGATCCTGGTTCTTTACGTGACCATGGTCTACGGTCCTATCGCGGCCATGCTGGTCGAAATGTTCCCGACCCGCATCCGCTACACCTCGATGAGCTTGCCGTACCACATCGGCAACGGCTGGTTCGGCGGCTTCCTGCCTCCAGTCGCCTTCGCCGTGGTGGCCGCCACCGGCAACATCTACGACGGCCTGTGGTATCCGATCATCATTGCAGTCATGACCCTGGTCATCGGCACGCTGTTCGTGCGCGAATCCAAGGACAACGACATCAACGCATAA
- a CDS encoding sensor histidine kinase produces the protein MLAPLFLLWPMSVAITYVVAQNIANVPYDRALANNLHVLTRQVHAQDGRAVLKMADAAREVLRADETDSVFWLVLGSRGEYLGGDRALPLPATVGQPRPGEVQYVDDTLRGFGIRLAYTWVDLNLPNTQPALLIVAETVEKRTQLANDIIKGVIIPQFVVLPIAVLLVWFGLSRGVAPLNALQQRLRARRPDDLSPIDERAAPSEIAPLVAAMNDLLDRLSANVQAQRRFVADAAHQLKTPLAGLRTQAELALRDASPEEMQSSLRQLVTGSERATRLVNQLLLLARAENPSAIGLTRTDLNAIAYEQAMHWVPQALSLSTDLGFEGADDPVNINGNPLLLAELLNNLVDNALRYTPRGGHITVRVLRHDDHALLEVEDSGPGIPPDERERVFDRFYRVLGTASDGSGLGLAIVREIAQKHGASVLINDHPNPHSDLPGTRISLVFPLYADTPDSRES, from the coding sequence ATGCTGGCGCCGCTTTTCCTGCTTTGGCCCATGAGCGTCGCCATCACGTACGTGGTAGCCCAGAACATAGCCAACGTGCCGTATGACCGCGCGTTGGCCAATAATCTGCATGTATTGACCCGGCAGGTCCACGCGCAGGATGGCCGCGCGGTGCTCAAGATGGCCGACGCCGCGCGTGAGGTGTTGCGCGCGGACGAGACCGACAGCGTGTTCTGGCTGGTGCTGGGCAGCCGCGGCGAATACCTGGGTGGCGATCGCGCCCTGCCGCTGCCGGCCACCGTGGGCCAGCCGCGCCCCGGCGAAGTTCAATATGTCGACGACACCTTGCGCGGCTTCGGCATCCGCCTGGCTTACACCTGGGTGGACCTGAACCTGCCCAACACCCAGCCCGCACTGCTGATCGTGGCCGAGACCGTGGAAAAGCGCACGCAACTGGCCAACGACATCATCAAGGGCGTGATCATTCCGCAGTTCGTGGTGCTGCCGATCGCGGTGCTGCTGGTGTGGTTCGGGCTGTCGCGCGGGGTGGCCCCGCTGAACGCGTTGCAGCAACGGCTGCGCGCGCGCCGGCCCGACGACCTGTCACCCATCGATGAACGGGCGGCGCCGTCCGAAATCGCGCCATTGGTCGCCGCCATGAACGACCTGCTGGACCGGCTGTCGGCCAACGTCCAGGCCCAACGCCGTTTCGTGGCGGACGCCGCGCACCAGTTGAAGACACCGCTTGCCGGTTTGCGCACGCAGGCCGAGCTGGCCTTGCGCGACGCCAGCCCCGAAGAAATGCAGTCCAGCCTGCGGCAGTTGGTGACGGGATCGGAACGCGCCACGCGGCTGGTCAACCAGTTGCTGCTCCTGGCCCGCGCGGAAAACCCCAGCGCCATCGGGCTGACGCGCACGGACCTCAACGCCATCGCCTATGAGCAGGCCATGCATTGGGTGCCGCAGGCGTTGTCGCTGAGTACCGACCTGGGGTTCGAGGGCGCGGACGATCCGGTCAACATCAACGGCAACCCCTTGCTGCTTGCCGAACTGCTGAACAATCTGGTGGACAACGCCCTGCGCTACACACCGCGCGGCGGCCACATCACCGTGCGCGTGCTGCGCCATGACGACCACGCGCTGCTGGAAGTGGAAGATTCCGGCCCGGGCATCCCGCCAGACGAGCGCGAACGGGTGTTCGACCGCTTCTATCGCGTGCTGGGCACAGCGTCAGACGGCAGCGGCCTGGGGCTGGCGATCGTGCGCGAGATCGCGCAAAAGCACGGGGCCAGCGTGCTGATCAACGACCACCCCAACCCGCACTCGGACCTGCCGGGCACGCGCATCAGCCTGGTGTTCCCGCTGTACGCCGACACGCCGGATTCGCGCGAAAGCTAG
- a CDS encoding response regulator transcription factor → MRILIAEDDSILADGLSRSLRHNGYAVDAVRDGLAADSALAAQAFDLLILDLGLPQLAGLEVLRRLRARNSALPVLILTAADSIEQRVKGLDLGADDYMAKPFALSELEARVRALTRRGAGGGATMLKHGRLLFDQTGRVAIVDDQTLDLSAREVSLLEILLTRSGRMVSKTQLVDHLCEWGEEVSTNAIEVYVHRLRKKLEPSGVKIVTVRGLGYCLERDQGAAYLAS, encoded by the coding sequence ATGCGTATCCTGATCGCCGAAGACGACAGCATTCTGGCCGATGGCCTATCCCGGTCACTGCGCCACAACGGCTACGCGGTTGACGCCGTGCGCGACGGGCTGGCGGCCGATTCGGCCCTGGCGGCCCAGGCATTCGACCTGCTTATCCTTGACCTGGGCCTGCCTCAGTTGGCCGGGCTGGAAGTCTTGCGCCGCCTTCGCGCCCGCAACTCCGCCCTGCCCGTCCTGATCCTCACGGCCGCCGACAGCATCGAGCAGCGTGTAAAAGGCCTGGACCTGGGCGCGGACGACTACATGGCCAAACCCTTTGCCCTGTCCGAACTCGAGGCGCGCGTGCGCGCCCTGACCCGGCGCGGGGCGGGCGGCGGCGCCACGATGCTCAAGCATGGCCGGCTGCTTTTCGACCAGACCGGTCGCGTGGCCATCGTCGACGACCAGACGCTGGACCTGTCCGCGCGCGAAGTCAGCCTGTTGGAAATCCTGCTGACGCGCAGCGGCCGCATGGTCAGCAAGACGCAGTTGGTGGACCACCTGTGCGAATGGGGCGAGGAAGTCAGCACCAACGCCATCGAAGTCTATGTGCACCGCCTGCGCAAGAAGCTCGAACCCAGCGGCGTGAAGATCGTGACCGTGCGCGGCCTGGGCTACTGTCTGGAGCGGGACCAGGGTGCCGCGTACCTCGCCAGTTGA
- the recA gene encoding recombinase RecA — translation MDDKTTKAAASEKAKALAAALSQIEKQFGKGSIMRYGDNEVSHDIQVVSTGSLGLDIALGVGGLPRGRVIEVYGPESSGKTTLTLQVIAEMQKIGGTCAFVDAEHALDVQYANKLGVNLTDLLISQPDTGEQALEITDALVRSGSVDLIVIDSVAALVPKAEIEGEMGDSLPGLQARLMSQALRKLTATIKRTNCMVIFINQIRMKIGVMFGNPETTTGGNALKFYASVRLDIRRIGSIKKGDEVVGNETRVKVVKNKVAPPFKQAEFDIMYGAGISREGEIIDLGVAASVVDKSGAWYSYNGNRIGQGKDNVREYLKEHRDMAIEIENRVRENQGIVSRAAEFVPTAEDTAE, via the coding sequence ATGGACGACAAAACCACCAAGGCCGCCGCTTCGGAAAAGGCCAAGGCGCTTGCCGCCGCGCTTTCCCAGATCGAAAAGCAGTTCGGCAAGGGCTCGATCATGCGCTACGGCGATAACGAGGTCTCGCACGATATTCAGGTGGTTTCCACGGGCTCGTTGGGTCTGGACATCGCGTTGGGTGTCGGCGGCTTGCCGCGCGGCCGCGTGATTGAAGTCTACGGCCCGGAATCGTCCGGTAAAACGACGCTGACGCTGCAAGTCATCGCCGAAATGCAGAAAATCGGCGGCACCTGCGCGTTCGTCGACGCCGAACACGCGCTTGACGTCCAATACGCCAACAAGCTGGGCGTGAACCTGACCGACCTGCTGATCTCGCAGCCGGACACGGGCGAACAGGCGCTGGAAATCACCGACGCGCTGGTGCGCTCGGGTTCGGTTGACCTGATCGTGATTGACTCGGTGGCGGCACTGGTGCCCAAGGCTGAAATCGAAGGCGAAATGGGCGACTCCCTGCCGGGCCTGCAAGCCCGTCTGATGAGCCAGGCACTGCGCAAGCTGACCGCCACGATCAAGCGCACCAACTGCATGGTCATCTTCATCAACCAGATCCGCATGAAGATCGGCGTCATGTTCGGCAACCCCGAAACCACCACCGGTGGCAACGCGCTGAAGTTCTACGCCTCGGTGCGTCTGGACATCCGCCGCATCGGCTCCATCAAGAAGGGTGACGAGGTCGTCGGTAACGAAACCCGCGTCAAGGTCGTGAAGAACAAGGTGGCGCCGCCGTTCAAGCAGGCCGAATTCGACATCATGTATGGCGCCGGCATTTCGCGCGAAGGCGAAATCATCGATCTGGGCGTGGCCGCCAGCGTGGTGGACAAATCTGGTGCGTGGTACAGCTACAACGGCAACCGCATCGGTCAGGGTAAGGACAACGTCCGCGAGTATCTGAAAGAGCATCGCGACATGGCCATCGAAATCGAAAACCGCGTTCGCGAGAACCAGGGCATCGTCAGCCGTGCCGCCGAGTTCGTGCCCACGGCGGAAGACACCGCTGAATAA
- the recX gene encoding recombination regulator RecX, with protein MSWKPTPASADRLRAKLDDEFETVAKPEGLRRSSDARREREAAAPAVEPDTWQRSSERRGNARGGSRIGAASGRAADRASSAEDEATAQDGGKPARKGPSLKMRAVGYLSRREHAREELARKLAAYAEDADEIESVLDALEKEGWLSTERFAQSLVHRRASRQGAARIVQELRQHGVDDTQVAELREQLRATEYDRALEVWKKRFDAKPEDRAAYAKQARFLASRGFAHDVIRRILGEGEDD; from the coding sequence ATGAGCTGGAAACCGACCCCCGCGTCAGCCGACCGTCTTCGCGCTAAGTTGGATGACGAATTTGAAACCGTCGCCAAGCCGGAAGGTTTGCGGCGCAGCTCGGATGCGCGCCGCGAACGGGAAGCGGCGGCACCCGCCGTCGAGCCAGACACCTGGCAGCGCAGTTCCGAACGGAGGGGCAACGCGCGTGGCGGATCGCGTATCGGCGCAGCATCTGGGCGAGCCGCCGATCGTGCCTCCAGTGCCGAAGACGAAGCCACCGCCCAAGATGGCGGCAAGCCAGCCCGCAAAGGGCCGTCGCTGAAAATGCGCGCGGTCGGCTACCTGTCACGGCGCGAGCACGCGCGCGAGGAATTGGCGCGCAAATTAGCCGCCTACGCCGAAGACGCCGATGAAATTGAAAGCGTGCTGGATGCGCTGGAAAAAGAGGGTTGGCTGTCTACCGAACGGTTTGCGCAAAGCCTGGTGCATCGCCGTGCCTCGCGCCAGGGCGCGGCGCGCATCGTGCAGGAATTGCGCCAGCATGGCGTGGACGACACGCAGGTGGCGGAACTTCGAGAGCAACTGCGCGCAACCGAATACGACCGCGCGCTGGAAGTCTGGAAAAAGCGCTTCGACGCCAAGCCGGAAGACCGCGCCGCGTATGCCAAGCAGGCGCGCTTTTTGGCCAGCCGGGGATTTGCGCACGATGTGATCCGTCGCATCCTGGGTGAAGGGGAGGACGACTGA
- a CDS encoding LysR family transcriptional regulator: MLEIRHLETLSAIRDGGSLQEAAERLHLTQSALSHQLRDLETRLGTPLLNRRTRPARLTTAGLRVLALADEVLPRIRATERDLQRLAAGRTGRLHLAIDCHSCFQWLMPALDAFRVQWPDVALDLTAAFSFAPLPALVRGDLDLVITSDPQPLDSVEYLPLFKYELVLAVSESNPLAANKFIMPEQLADQTLITYPVDKQRLDVFTAFLDPADVEPAAIRKAELTPIIAQLVASNRGVAALPNWALTEYMNQGWLRLCRLGPQGVWRTLYATVRSEDTDASYIDEFLTITRDVCFKTLSGIKSAKA, from the coding sequence ATGCTAGAAATCCGCCATCTTGAAACGCTGAGCGCCATCCGTGACGGCGGCAGCCTGCAGGAAGCCGCCGAGCGGCTGCACTTGACCCAGTCCGCCCTGTCACATCAATTGCGCGACCTGGAAACCCGGCTGGGCACGCCCCTGCTGAACCGCCGCACCCGCCCCGCCCGGTTGACGACCGCAGGGCTGCGCGTCCTGGCGCTGGCCGACGAAGTGCTGCCCCGCATCCGCGCCACGGAACGCGATCTGCAACGGCTGGCGGCCGGCCGCACCGGCCGGTTGCATCTGGCCATCGACTGCCATTCCTGCTTTCAGTGGCTGATGCCGGCACTGGATGCGTTCCGGGTGCAATGGCCCGACGTAGCGCTGGATCTGACTGCGGCGTTCTCGTTCGCTCCCCTGCCTGCCTTGGTGCGCGGCGACCTGGATCTGGTCATCACGTCCGACCCGCAGCCGCTGGATTCGGTGGAATACCTGCCGCTGTTCAAGTACGAGTTGGTGCTGGCCGTGTCGGAATCGAACCCACTGGCCGCCAACAAATTCATCATGCCCGAACAGTTGGCGGACCAGACGCTCATCACCTATCCGGTGGACAAGCAGCGGCTGGACGTGTTCACCGCCTTCCTGGACCCTGCCGACGTTGAGCCGGCCGCGATCCGCAAGGCCGAGCTGACGCCCATCATTGCGCAACTGGTGGCCAGCAATCGGGGCGTGGCGGCGCTGCCGAATTGGGCGCTGACCGAATACATGAATCAGGGATGGTTGCGGCTGTGCAGGCTAGGGCCGCAAGGCGTCTGGCGCACGCTGTACGCCACCGTGCGCAGCGAAGACACGGACGCCTCGTACATCGATGAATTCCTGACCATCACGCGCGACGTCTGCTTCAAGACGCTGTCGGGCATCAAATCGGCCAAGGCGTAA